CAACAAATTTAATATAGTAAACATCAAAATTAATGTATAGGGATACAAACACTATAACTGTAAAACAAAAACACCCCACCCGCCACCAAAATATTCAGGGTTCATCAAAATAAGAAAGGAAGAAGGGATGTTAAGTTCGTTATAAATTTACAAAATAAAATGACAATTGCGTTAGATTAGATCGGGTTTAAAAAACTCACGGATTTACGGGTTCAGGTATTGTACAAACAAACCCATATCCATAAACCTAACGGGTGGGATTTTATACCCATTAATAAACCTACGGGTCTAAAAATAAACCCAAATCCGTACATATCTGTACTCTAATGGGGTAAAAACCCATCAAATTTTGGGTTTTGGATACCCATTGTCATCCCTAGTATGGAGCTATCCACTCTGATACTGTGCTTCCCACATGGGACAACTCCATAAGCGAGAAACTGTCGAAGAAATATGCAAAGATAAACCAACATTTGCAGTTGCACAGCTCCACATACAATCTAATTGAGCGGGAAATTGCAACTCTGAATGCTACAACAGTTCAGACATCAAGCGAATTACTTGATCTACTCCACTAGGCGTTATATATTAACAAAAGTCGGTCTAGATTGGCCCAAACAGACTACACCTTGTTCTTTACATATGTGCTGCAGTTGCAGGAGGATGAGGGGAACAACTGTACCCCGCAGATATTAGAGGGAACTCCGATTTTCCCAGAATGTAATCAGGTCATGCAACGCCTCGAGCTGGCAATGTATCTCAGCGTGACTTGCGCTTGAGTTCAGGTGGCTTCTGGGAGATGTCAATGGTAACATGCGGAAGGGCTTTGCTTCCTACAGGGCTGTGCAAGCAAACCGAGCTGACGGAGAGCTGGTGGAAGACTGATGGGCCCAAGGGATCTGTAGAGCTAAACATGGCCCCAGCAGAGGCAAGATCCGGCAGGTCTTGGTCGGATATGCTGAAACCACTCAGTTGCTCAGATACTATCTTGAATGCCTTATCTAGTATCGTATCAATGTACTTCTGGTATGCCTCCATTCGGATCTGCATATGCTTCTGGACCTGGTAAATGTATAAACACAGTAACAAGACATTACTATATTTACTTGTTTCAAATTAACTCAAGGAAAGGCGGGTGGAATGGTGGATAAATTGATTGAACTTGGCTCCAGGAATTATTAACCCAAGGCATGGCTATCTTAAAGAAAACAGCTAAAATGAGTTAATTGGTTCTTTTGTTATTAGGAAAAGGTTGTTCCAAGCGTGCAATCAGCTGTTCTCAGTCAAGAACCCGCAGCAGTTCATTCATGACAGATTACAGACTATTACATTGGGTGGGcgggggggtggggggtggtATGGTTTCCCCTCTTAACTAGTAAACACACAAGCATATGAAAACTACTATGATTCCTGAATGTCAAGGCAATCAGAACAACAAATATACAACTCAACTTATGAAGCAAAACATGTATTTAGTGAATTACAATCTCATTATTATTAATTGTGCTAAGGTCACCATTGAATTCAAGAAAAGACGAGGGAGAGTTTGAATTCATAGTTACCTCCACTTGTTCATGCAATCTTCGCTGCACTTCCATTTGTGCTCTCATGGCTTCTTTAAGTTCTTGACTCCTATACAAAAGTAGTACCATCAAATTTCTCTTGAGCTCACAAGCAACATAAAACTCCTGAAGTCCACATCATGGGAAAATAAGTATAAACAATTTTACTAGATATGAGCTGATGCTGCTTACTCTTTCACATCTGCAGTAGAACCTCTAGGAGACAAATTTGTTCCACTTTGAGCCTCCATAAGGTAAGAAGCTGCAATTGTGAGGGAAGGCCACATATGTAATTATGGATGACATAACTTTAAAATTCTAAGCTGacaataataaatcattatGCACATGGCTCGTGAGCTCATATGCAAACAATTTCGAACAACCTTTTAATGCTAACGgtgaaatttgataaaaaaGATATGGAATTTATTGGAAAATTCACCCAATAATAAAACTCTCCTTTTATCTTAAGTTCAAACTGTGAGATGATAGCAAACTGTAGAAAAAGGAATGAAATATTGTTCTATGCCAGTTGCTGCTGAATTCACAATAAAGATGTGAAAAATGTGACTGAGGGGAGAGAGCGCAATAAAAAAGAATAGGGCACTAATAACTTTGTGGCTCAAATTCAAAACTTTTGTTGAGGAACCATTTTCCAAATGAACCCATAACATGAATAATACAATCATGATTCATGACAACAACAGAAGCACAGTGCAGACAGGCAAAAATATGTTTGAGAGGCCATACCACTAAAATCTGGGTAACATGAGTCATCTGTGATGTGTTTGAAGTTCTAAAATATCGCATAAAGGAAATGGTTTACAGTTTAATTACAGAAATGGGATGTACATTAATCCATTCAGCGAGGTTGATGGTGACTCGGATGCTGGAGTAGGCAGGCTCGGTGTAGAAGATCTGCCGACTCCCCTGGATGCTTCAAGGTGGATGTAGTCGACGACAAAGCATTGGGTCGTCAGAGTGGAAGGAAGCAGTGGTGGCCGTCGTGGGAGGAGAGAAATCTGATGCTTTGTCTCCCCCTTTTGCTGCCACCGGGCGAAACTTGATGTTCCCGTCCAACAGGAATAGAGCCAGCTCGACCTCCTCGTACGACATGTCACGAACCTGGCCACAACGCATCTGCCTGCGGGGAGCGGTGCAGGCCCTCCAGAGTAGACGCCGAGTGCGCCAAGTGAGAACTCGGTCTTGACGTAATCCAGGCCATGCGAGACCGAGCTCAGCGTGCCTCCGCTCCATGCGCATCATGTCTGCACCTCTGGCTTGGAGTCGAAATCGGGGTCGAGGTCAGAGTTGAGGTCGCGATCCAACTGCCGGTCAACGCAGTCCAGCTCACGGTGCTCTTCTTCCAGTGACTCAAGGTGCGCCACCGTGAGGCCCAGTACTAGTCTCTGGTGCTCCTTGATGGGGAGCGAGTGAAGGTACGCCTCCTCGACCTTGCGGAGCTTGCCAGTCCTCACCAGTCGTCCGAGCTTGGTGAGGGGTACCCACTCCTCCTTGCTGCCGCAGAGCCCGCCGTGGTTGCCACGTCCAACACGACTATTAAAGTATATTTGGGATATCTCTATAATAGGTAGGTTAGGATTGTATCCGAACTCTACCATACCGCAGGAGAAGCTTGCCCTCCAAATCATGTACCCAATATATGTACCGACCTaggcctcaatgcaatacaatcaTCCACGCATTATACACCAATTATATTCTACATAGTATCACGAGTTTAGAGTTTCTAGGATACACCTTCCACTGCCTCTCGCCGCGCCTCGGTCCTATGCGCGCCGCCGGTCGTCTCCTACAGCGAGCCTCCTACGCACCCCCTAGACAACCTCCTAGCGCGCCCTTGGGGAGATCACCCATGTCGATCTCTGCCGAGGGCAGCGCCCTCTTCGATCTGCGCGACAGATCCCATAGTCCGCCGAACCCACAGATCAGGAAGTACCTCGTCATCCTTCCTCCATGGAAAACATCGACGACGACCCCAACCCACGCTGTCGTCAACTCGTCATGACAGCCGCAGTCCCCCGACGGCGCCTGTGACCCACCCTTAGTCACATGAAGCGCAGAACGACGCAGCATTCCCCATTCCGGGAACTTCATTCCCAAAAGCGGAACGACGCGGAACATCACCAGGTTCGTGGGCGAACAACGCTTGGGTCGTTGTCCCGCAGACAGGTGGAATATGAACCGTCGACCCACCGTCCGTCCGTGCCCACGCCGTCGCTGCACACTGGTGGAGCGCTCAGCAATCGGCCTTCTAGGAGCACGTCCGCCTCCGCTGCGTGCCACCGGGGTGGTGCCGTGGTGGTGGTCGCCCCCGGTGGCCGCATGCGCGGCCCAGACATGGATATTCTCCTCCTTGGGGTCTACTGACGGAGGGTTGTCGTCCCTCTCTGTGTCCTTATCGCCGCACACCGGAGAGCTCTGCAGTCAGCAGCACACCTGGGCATCAAGCGCGCAACTCAGCTTTGTTGTGGCTGCCGACTGCCTCACGCTCGTTGTCCGCTCAAGGAAGAAGATAAGGCTGGAGCCTAGAGGAGTGGAGGTGTGAGATACGGAGTCATTGGGAAAGGATAAGATGAGCTATTGTGGGGCTTGGCTCGTGGGGAGTTGCTGAGCCATGAGAACGTAGTGTAGCCTGGTGAGATGCTACATCAAAATAATGACTTATTATATTTGTAAATAGAATGATGATCGTTCTTAAAAAAGTTGGTGCACATTCCCAATATCGTTCCGAAATCATCGTTCCATGAGGTATACCCATGTCATTCTAGGATTCTGAAAATAAGCGAACCACGTTCCGGGAACTTGGTGACT
The Panicum virgatum strain AP13 chromosome 6N, P.virgatum_v5, whole genome shotgun sequence genome window above contains:
- the LOC120678550 gene encoding protein PHR1-LIKE 2-like; this translates as MFPGLIHHAGRPDAAAVEDAPRGGGGLGLHGHGGGPSVVLTADPKPRLRWTADLHDRFVDAVAQLGGPDKATPKAIMRTMGVKGLTLFHLKSHLQKYRLGSQSGKELTEQSKDASYLMEAQSGTNLSPRGSTADVKESQELKEAMRAQMEVQRRLHEQVEVQKHMQIRMEAYQKYIDTILDKAFKIVSEQLSGFSISDQDLPDLASAGAMFSSTDPLGPSVFHQLSVSSVCLHSPVGSKALPHVTIDISQKPPELKRKSR